The segment GTTAGAGGATGATAGGTAATTTGTCAATCATTAAGTTTGGATCAACTAAATCTATTAATCTTAAAATTGATATAATCCGTATGGAAAACCACTAAAACTCTTAGCACGATTAATCTGAATATAGATTTTAAACAGTACCTTCAAAGCTTACATAATCTAGTCGATATAAAGGACTAGCGAGGTTAATCAAGATCATGATGTTACCTACTCTTCAGGATTAATAGACATAGGTTTCTATGATTACTAAAACTCTTTTTTGGTTGCTATGTTCCTATTTTTATTGATGTTAAACACTAAACGAACAGATTCCTAATACTCCCTTTTTCACAAAAAGAAAATCCCTAATTTCCGTCTTTTTTGGCGAAATTCAGGGATTGGCTTTAGAATAATCTACCCACATCAGATGTTTTCTCTACTAGAAACAATAAAAGAATCGTGATTATTTAACAAAGAATATGATAAATATTTATATAGGGAATTGTCTTCTGGAAGAAAATAGTTAAGCAATAGATAAAACAAAACAAACATAGGAAGAAAAATAAAAATGATTCGGACTAGAGTTGATGGGACTCCAAAATAATTAGCCATTCCACCACAAACACCAAATATAGCTTTATCTGTATTTGATTTTGTTAATTTCGTTTCCATCACTATATCTCCTTTCAATAGGCTTTTGATTATTTTAAATTTAGGTTTAACCTTTGAATAGGAGCATGCTGCACGAATATAGTCTAATAGTCTTATTCTATAGTGTATGTTTTCATAATAGAAATCATAAAAAAATACTAGCAAGTGATAAAAAGCTTGTGATAAATAACCATTTCCAAAAAATTCAATAATCCTTTCATTATCAAGTCATAAAAACACCTTCAGTGGTAATAAGTTAAGAGTGGGTTTTGATTTTACAATGAGGAGGAAATTGAAGTGACTGGAAGTAAACATGATGAGTTAGAATTAATGTTAAGTCTCAATTATTTGGATACACCGGTAGAAAGCGGCCATACAACAGATACGGAAGAAAGTGGCTTTATTGTCGGGAATAGTTCAATTGCTGGTACGTTTTCTGCTAAGCTGTTAGGAGATGTTCAAGCAGAGAATCTTCTTGCAGAAGAATTAAAATGTCTAGATGTAGAAGGAAATCTTACCGTAGATAAGCCACTTGGTTTAGGTCAAAGATTAGTTTTTAATACGACTGAACTAACTGGATTGAATCTGATGGCTGTTCCGACTTTTTCAAACTGCCTCATCTACACCTTAACCGCAAGGGGATTCTTTGAAGGAGCGGAAGAATCTGATGCTCCATTAAACTTTATTTTAAATGGTGCTTTAGTGATGGAGGATCAGACACAAGCAAGAGCGGTAGGAGTGTTCTCTCAATCCATTACGCCAGCGATCACGAGCTATAATATTTTCGAGGACAATCCAAATGATCCAAGTAACGTTATCGGAAAATTAGCGCAAAAGCAATTAGCTCTCGGCTCAATCATACGATGTTTTTAATTTTCCATCGTATCATCCCCCTTTGAAGTATCCTATCTAGGATGCTTTTTTTATAAAGTACTACGGAGAAATTCGCAACATTCCTCGTATTGACAAACTAGTGGTCGAGGAAAATTGCTTTTCATTTGACTTTTAGTGTTATGAGGTGTTGGAATAAAGGAGAAGGTTGTATACCAATTTTGAGGGGGAATGACGATGCCTTATGTAAATCTGCAAATTATTACCGGAGCTACTCGCGAGCAAAAGGAACAAATTGTACAACAGTTTACCAATACACTCGTCGAGGTTCTTGGGAAAAAACCAGAACATACCCATATTGTGATTCAAGAAATTGAAGATGAAAATTGGGGCTATGCAGGAATATTAACAGATGAGTTTCGAAAAAAATCCGAAGAATAGGTGTCCACTAGTCACTTACAGCTAAAGTCCATTTGCCTGGAATAATACTAGAAAGACCATGGACTTTGTTCATCCATGGTCTTTCTGTTCACTTTAGTAAAATTAATTCAAGAACAATTAATTATTGATAAAACACCTTGTCGACATTATACTTCGACTTCAATGTATTAATGAGATATGTTTCGTAAATGTCTCTTTCCATCGGATCGTCTACTAGACATACATCAATTCGGTACACTTCGTCACGGTGGTTTTTAATTGGCGATACCTTATCTTCAAGATGCTTCTTCACTCTTTGTCTTAGCTTTCTTGCTTTTCCAACAAACAGTAGCTCATCATGAATGTTGTAAAACAGAATAATTCCACCCTTATCTCTTGGAATTTTGTGCAAATCAATAAACCCTTGAATTGGTTTAATAACTGGTTCGTTTTCAACATTCGTTTGCTTCCGCTCGGTAATCGAAACCTCTACGTTTGGAATCTTAATGTTAATCATCTTTACTCATCCTCATTTCATTTAAAAATTTATCTTACCATAACTAGAATAGAACTGCTATAAGATGTTACCCTTTTTGCACCTTGATAAAGACGACCTTTAAATAGTCTCCCTCTTTATACTGAGGGATTGTACGAAAGTCTTCTGGGAGAGAATATTCTTCCAAAATGGAATACTTTTTATTTCTCGATTTAAAGGCTTGTTGGATAAATGCTTTAAATTTTTTCATATCAAAGGCACTACAATTGGTCGAAGCAACAATAACCCCGTTATCGTTCGTTAAATCGATGGATTGTGCTAGTAATTTTGGATAGTCTTTTGCCGCACTAAAGGTTGTCTTCTTCGTACGAGCAAAACTAGGCGGATCCAGAATCACCATATCAAATTTATGATGTTTCTTTCCCGCGTATTTATAATATTGAAACACATCTTCCACTATAATCTGTTGTGACTCATAGTCAATCTCATTTACACTAAATTGTTCAATCGTTTTACTTAAGCTTCGTTTGGCTACATCAACGCTCGTTGTTTTCGTTGCACCACCTAGTGCCGCAGCAACAGAAAAGGCTCCTGTATAGGAAAAGGTATTTAATACACTTTTCCCATTTGCATAGTAATCACGAATTCTTTTTCGTACTTCTCGCTGATCAAGAAACACCCCGACCATCGCACCATCGTTTAAATATGTCGCAAATTTAATTCCATTTTCTTTCACGATAAGAGGGAATTCTGCTTGTTCACCCATCACAAAATCATCTTCCTCGATATATTGACCTTTTCCAGCAAACCTCTTCTTCTGATAAATTCCTTTATAGTCTACAACATTTGAAACGGACTTCAAAATTTCTTCTTTAAATTTATATATCCCTTCACTATACCAAGTGATCACATAGTAACCCTCAAAATGATCAATGGTCAAACCACCAATTCCATCTCCTTCACCGTTAAACAGACGGAATGCGGTCGTATCCTTGTCATCAAAAAATTTCTTCCTTTTCTTAACGGCTAATGATAACTTTCTCTCAAAAAGAGCTTGATCGAGTTGCTCATTTTCATTGGTTGTTAAGACCCAACCAAAACCTTTATTTTGTTTTCCGAAGTATCCTTTTCCGATAAAGTTTCTTTGTTCATCGATGAGCCGAATCACTTCTCCCTCTTTTTGCAAAACATGGGGGTTGGCGATGGAATCTTGAAAAAGAAGTGGATAGCCTTGTTTGAATTTTTTTACAAATTTTGATTTTATCATTACTTGAATCTCTTTATTCAATCCGTTTTCACCCTTTTTTCATGCTTGACGAACTGTCACGCTTTATTATTTTTTAAAAACATATAGAATGACGCAGCAAAGATGGTAATGTAACCGATAATACTGAATACATCTGGTATTTGGCCAAATAAGAAAATGCTGATAAAGGCAGAATAGATGACCGTGGAGTAGAAAAAGATCGAAATCTCTTTTGCTGGTGCATACTTATAGGCCATCGTAATGCCAAATTGCCCTACTGTTGCGAATACGCCTGCCGATAGTAAATAGATCCACTGCTCTTTACTCATTGGTTCATAAAAGGCGATGACAAATGGTAAGAGGACGACCGTTGTAAAAAATGAAAAGTAAAAAACAACCGTATAAAACTTTTCTTTACTTCCAAGTACTCGTAATACAGTATAAGCACCTGCGGCGAAA is part of the Bacillus spongiae genome and harbors:
- a CDS encoding class I SAM-dependent rRNA methyltransferase, producing the protein MNKEIQVMIKSKFVKKFKQGYPLLFQDSIANPHVLQKEGEVIRLIDEQRNFIGKGYFGKQNKGFGWVLTTNENEQLDQALFERKLSLAVKKRKKFFDDKDTTAFRLFNGEGDGIGGLTIDHFEGYYVITWYSEGIYKFKEEILKSVSNVVDYKGIYQKKRFAGKGQYIEEDDFVMGEQAEFPLIVKENGIKFATYLNDGAMVGVFLDQREVRKRIRDYYANGKSVLNTFSYTGAFSVAAALGGATKTTSVDVAKRSLSKTIEQFSVNEIDYESQQIIVEDVFQYYKYAGKKHHKFDMVILDPPSFARTKKTTFSAAKDYPKLLAQSIDLTNDNGVIVASTNCSAFDMKKFKAFIQQAFKSRNKKYSILEEYSLPEDFRTIPQYKEGDYLKVVFIKVQKG
- a CDS encoding 4-oxalocrotonate tautomerase family protein, whose protein sequence is MPYVNLQIITGATREQKEQIVQQFTNTLVEVLGKKPEHTHIVIQEIEDENWGYAGILTDEFRKKSEE
- a CDS encoding PspC domain-containing protein, whose product is METKLTKSNTDKAIFGVCGGMANYFGVPSTLVRIIFIFLPMFVLFYLLLNYFLPEDNSLYKYLSYSLLNNHDSFIVSSRENI
- a CDS encoding nucleotide excision repair endonuclease; the encoded protein is MINIKIPNVEVSITERKQTNVENEPVIKPIQGFIDLHKIPRDKGGIILFYNIHDELLFVGKARKLRQRVKKHLEDKVSPIKNHRDEVYRIDVCLVDDPMERDIYETYLINTLKSKYNVDKVFYQ